A genomic window from Stigmatopora argus isolate UIUO_Sarg chromosome 13, RoL_Sarg_1.0, whole genome shotgun sequence includes:
- the LOC144086727 gene encoding hyccin 2 isoform X1, with protein MLGSERGVVEEWLLEFKSLPETQLASYASSLHLKKSLVPALYRVIQDSGNELLEPVCHQLFELYRSSEERLRRFTMQFLPELVWVYLRVTASRDRQSNGCIEALLLGIYNLEIVDKDGNSKLLSFTIPSLSKPSIYHEPSSLGSMALTEGALCQHDLIRVVYSGLHPQRETFTAQNRFEVLCFLMLCYNSSVVYMPLSSYQSVCRMSSRLCVCGFPRQQQKLWREPFNRVLLDPEFMVQMLTAVYHAIYNGEWEMGREALEDVLYRAQLELYSQPLLLGNAMKNSLPESAPNEPQGRKALLQVEVTPTVRRISISAITTASIRRHRWKREDCFDYSSNAELSVTVARPSPAQHPSANEPRDGGPRSHHHLHSSSVIPPITLEDTDGTSGGEDSFNTNDPDEGFSSGASNSSQPGGTRPSGPKAGGGLKKAIAARLSRDRERDRAEVAKQPDATAEVKRQRKPSPPASIRLDAIQLSPIKKHLSFPSGPPLVRTGSASSSKSFDCTAFSLNGGGREQEGGGAGGGVDEDGGCPAAGSHRHSTISLQEEQLIRPPDDPLLSPGSPLSRQSRSPSFNMQIISQV; from the exons ATGCTGGGTTCAGAGCGCGGTGTTGTCGAAGAATGGCTTTTAGAATTCAAG TCCTTACCAGAAACCCAACTCGCAAGTTATGCCAGCAGCCTTCATTTGAAGAAGTCCTTGGTACCAGCACTTTACAGGGTCATTCAAGATTCTGGCAATGAG CTGTTGGAGCCCGTGTGCCATCAGCTGTTCGAGCTATACCGCAGCTCCGAGGAGCGCCTGCGGCGTTTCACGATGCAGTTCCTACCCGAGTTGGTGTGGGTGTATCTGCGGGTAACGGCCAGCAGAGATCGACAGAGCAATGGGTGCATTGAAGCCCTTCTTCTGGGCATCTACAACCTG GAGATTGTGGACAAAGACGGCAACAGCAAGCTCCTTTCCTTCACCATCCCCTCATTATCTAAACCCTCCATTTATCATGAG CCTTCGAGTTTGGGTTCCATGGCCTTGACAGAGGGGGCTCTGTGTCAACACGACCTGATCCGCGTGGTGTACAGCGGCCTCCACCCTCAGAGAGAGACCTTCACGGCTCAGAACAG GTTTGAGGTGCTGTGTTTCCTCATGCTGTGCTACAATTCATCAGTGGTCTATATGCCGCTGTCCTCCTATCAGTCGGTCTGCAGAATGAGCTCACG GTTGTGTGTTTGCGGTTTCCCGAGGCAACAGCAGAAACTCTGGAGGGAGCCTTTCAACCGCGTGCTCTTGGACCCAGAGTTCATGGTGCAGATGCTGACTGCTGTTTATCACGCCAT CTACAACGGAGAGTGGGAGATGGGTCGAGAAGCCCTGGAGGATGTTCTGTACAGAGCCCAGCTTGAGCTTTACTCTCAACCGCTCCTA CTGGGCAACGCCATGAAGAACTCGCTTCCCGAGAGCGCCCCCAACGAACCGCAAGGGCGCAAGGCCCTTCTGCAAGTGGAAGTGACGCCCACTGTTCGACGCATTTCCATCTCCGCCATCACCACCGCGTCGATCCGACGCCACCGCTGGAAGAGAGAAG ATTGTTTTGACTACTCGAGCAACGCAGAGTTGAGCGTCACCGTCGCTCGTCCTAGCCCCGCCCAACACCCGTCAGCAAATGAGCCGAGAGACGGCGGCCCTCGCAGCCACCATCACCTCCACAGCAGCAGCGTCATTCCCCCCATCACGCTCGAGG ATACCGACGGTACGAGCGGCGGCGAGGATTCTTTCAACACCAACGACCCAGACGAGGGTTTCTCCTCCGGGGCTTCCAACAGCAGCCAGCCCGGCGGCACCAGGCCAAGCGGTCCGAAGGCCGGCGGCGGTCTCAAGAAAGCCATCGCGGCCCGCCTATCCCGGGACAGAGAACGAGACCGGGCCGAGGTAGCCAAGCAGCCGGATGCTACGGCGGAGGTCAAACGCCAGAGGAAGCCGTCGCCGCCGGCCAGCATCCGTCTGGACGCCATCCAGCTGAGTCCAATCAAGAAGCACTTGAGTTTTCCCTCCGGACCCCCGCTGGTAAGGACCGGCAGCGCCTCCTCCAGCAAGTCGTTCGACTGCACGGCCTTCAGCCTGAACGGCGGCGGACGGGAACAGGAGGGCGGCGGTGCGGGTGGGGGCGTGGACGAGGACGGCGGGTGCCCCGCCGCCGGCTCCCACCGCCACTCCACCATCAGCTTGCAGGAGGAACAACTCATCAGGCCGCCGGATGACCCTCTTTTGTCCCCAGGGTCTCCTCTCAGCAGGCAGTCGCGATCCCCCAGCTTCAACATGCAGATCATATCGCAGGTTTAA
- the LOC144086727 gene encoding hyccin 2 isoform X2: MLGSERGVVEEWLLEFKSLPETQLASYASSLHLKKSLVPALYRVIQDSGNELLEPVCHQLFELYRSSEERLRRFTMQFLPELVWVYLRVTASRDRQSNGCIEALLLGIYNLEIVDKDGNSKLLSFTIPSLSKPSIYHEPSSLGSMALTEGALCQHDLIRVVYSGLHPQRETFTAQNRFEVLCFLMLCYNSSVVYMPLSSYQSVCRMSSRLCVCGFPRQQQKLWREPFNRVLLDPEFMVQMLTAVYHAIYNGEWEMGREALEDVLYRAQLELYSQPLLLGNAMKNSLPESAPNEPQGRKALLQVEVTPTVRRISISAITTASIRRHRWKREGLKKELLDTDGTSGGEDSFNTNDPDEGFSSGASNSSQPGGTRPSGPKAGGGLKKAIAARLSRDRERDRAEVAKQPDATAEVKRQRKPSPPASIRLDAIQLSPIKKHLSFPSGPPLVRTGSASSSKSFDCTAFSLNGGGREQEGGGAGGGVDEDGGCPAAGSHRHSTISLQEEQLIRPPDDPLLSPGSPLSRQSRSPSFNMQIISQV, translated from the exons ATGCTGGGTTCAGAGCGCGGTGTTGTCGAAGAATGGCTTTTAGAATTCAAG TCCTTACCAGAAACCCAACTCGCAAGTTATGCCAGCAGCCTTCATTTGAAGAAGTCCTTGGTACCAGCACTTTACAGGGTCATTCAAGATTCTGGCAATGAG CTGTTGGAGCCCGTGTGCCATCAGCTGTTCGAGCTATACCGCAGCTCCGAGGAGCGCCTGCGGCGTTTCACGATGCAGTTCCTACCCGAGTTGGTGTGGGTGTATCTGCGGGTAACGGCCAGCAGAGATCGACAGAGCAATGGGTGCATTGAAGCCCTTCTTCTGGGCATCTACAACCTG GAGATTGTGGACAAAGACGGCAACAGCAAGCTCCTTTCCTTCACCATCCCCTCATTATCTAAACCCTCCATTTATCATGAG CCTTCGAGTTTGGGTTCCATGGCCTTGACAGAGGGGGCTCTGTGTCAACACGACCTGATCCGCGTGGTGTACAGCGGCCTCCACCCTCAGAGAGAGACCTTCACGGCTCAGAACAG GTTTGAGGTGCTGTGTTTCCTCATGCTGTGCTACAATTCATCAGTGGTCTATATGCCGCTGTCCTCCTATCAGTCGGTCTGCAGAATGAGCTCACG GTTGTGTGTTTGCGGTTTCCCGAGGCAACAGCAGAAACTCTGGAGGGAGCCTTTCAACCGCGTGCTCTTGGACCCAGAGTTCATGGTGCAGATGCTGACTGCTGTTTATCACGCCAT CTACAACGGAGAGTGGGAGATGGGTCGAGAAGCCCTGGAGGATGTTCTGTACAGAGCCCAGCTTGAGCTTTACTCTCAACCGCTCCTA CTGGGCAACGCCATGAAGAACTCGCTTCCCGAGAGCGCCCCCAACGAACCGCAAGGGCGCAAGGCCCTTCTGCAAGTGGAAGTGACGCCCACTGTTCGACGCATTTCCATCTCCGCCATCACCACCGCGTCGATCCGACGCCACCGCTGGAAGAGAGAAG GCCTCAAGAAGGAGCTTTTGG ATACCGACGGTACGAGCGGCGGCGAGGATTCTTTCAACACCAACGACCCAGACGAGGGTTTCTCCTCCGGGGCTTCCAACAGCAGCCAGCCCGGCGGCACCAGGCCAAGCGGTCCGAAGGCCGGCGGCGGTCTCAAGAAAGCCATCGCGGCCCGCCTATCCCGGGACAGAGAACGAGACCGGGCCGAGGTAGCCAAGCAGCCGGATGCTACGGCGGAGGTCAAACGCCAGAGGAAGCCGTCGCCGCCGGCCAGCATCCGTCTGGACGCCATCCAGCTGAGTCCAATCAAGAAGCACTTGAGTTTTCCCTCCGGACCCCCGCTGGTAAGGACCGGCAGCGCCTCCTCCAGCAAGTCGTTCGACTGCACGGCCTTCAGCCTGAACGGCGGCGGACGGGAACAGGAGGGCGGCGGTGCGGGTGGGGGCGTGGACGAGGACGGCGGGTGCCCCGCCGCCGGCTCCCACCGCCACTCCACCATCAGCTTGCAGGAGGAACAACTCATCAGGCCGCCGGATGACCCTCTTTTGTCCCCAGGGTCTCCTCTCAGCAGGCAGTCGCGATCCCCCAGCTTCAACATGCAGATCATATCGCAGGTTTAA
- the LOC144086727 gene encoding hyccin 2 isoform X3 encodes MLGSERGVVEEWLLEFKSLPETQLASYASSLHLKKSLVPALYRVIQDSGNELLEPVCHQLFELYRSSEERLRRFTMQFLPELVWVYLRVTASRDRQSNGCIEALLLGIYNLEIVDKDGNSKLLSFTIPSLSKPSIYHEPSSLGSMALTEGALCQHDLIRVVYSGLHPQRETFTAQNRFEVLCFLMLCYNSSVVYMPLSSYQSVCRMSSRLCVCGFPRQQQKLWREPFNRVLLDPEFMVQMLTAVYHAIYNGEWEMGREALEDVLYRAQLELYSQPLLLGNAMKNSLPESAPNEPQGRKALLQVEVTPTVRRISISAITTASIRRHRWKREDTDGTSGGEDSFNTNDPDEGFSSGASNSSQPGGTRPSGPKAGGGLKKAIAARLSRDRERDRAEVAKQPDATAEVKRQRKPSPPASIRLDAIQLSPIKKHLSFPSGPPLVRTGSASSSKSFDCTAFSLNGGGREQEGGGAGGGVDEDGGCPAAGSHRHSTISLQEEQLIRPPDDPLLSPGSPLSRQSRSPSFNMQIISQV; translated from the exons ATGCTGGGTTCAGAGCGCGGTGTTGTCGAAGAATGGCTTTTAGAATTCAAG TCCTTACCAGAAACCCAACTCGCAAGTTATGCCAGCAGCCTTCATTTGAAGAAGTCCTTGGTACCAGCACTTTACAGGGTCATTCAAGATTCTGGCAATGAG CTGTTGGAGCCCGTGTGCCATCAGCTGTTCGAGCTATACCGCAGCTCCGAGGAGCGCCTGCGGCGTTTCACGATGCAGTTCCTACCCGAGTTGGTGTGGGTGTATCTGCGGGTAACGGCCAGCAGAGATCGACAGAGCAATGGGTGCATTGAAGCCCTTCTTCTGGGCATCTACAACCTG GAGATTGTGGACAAAGACGGCAACAGCAAGCTCCTTTCCTTCACCATCCCCTCATTATCTAAACCCTCCATTTATCATGAG CCTTCGAGTTTGGGTTCCATGGCCTTGACAGAGGGGGCTCTGTGTCAACACGACCTGATCCGCGTGGTGTACAGCGGCCTCCACCCTCAGAGAGAGACCTTCACGGCTCAGAACAG GTTTGAGGTGCTGTGTTTCCTCATGCTGTGCTACAATTCATCAGTGGTCTATATGCCGCTGTCCTCCTATCAGTCGGTCTGCAGAATGAGCTCACG GTTGTGTGTTTGCGGTTTCCCGAGGCAACAGCAGAAACTCTGGAGGGAGCCTTTCAACCGCGTGCTCTTGGACCCAGAGTTCATGGTGCAGATGCTGACTGCTGTTTATCACGCCAT CTACAACGGAGAGTGGGAGATGGGTCGAGAAGCCCTGGAGGATGTTCTGTACAGAGCCCAGCTTGAGCTTTACTCTCAACCGCTCCTA CTGGGCAACGCCATGAAGAACTCGCTTCCCGAGAGCGCCCCCAACGAACCGCAAGGGCGCAAGGCCCTTCTGCAAGTGGAAGTGACGCCCACTGTTCGACGCATTTCCATCTCCGCCATCACCACCGCGTCGATCCGACGCCACCGCTGGAAGAGAGAAG ATACCGACGGTACGAGCGGCGGCGAGGATTCTTTCAACACCAACGACCCAGACGAGGGTTTCTCCTCCGGGGCTTCCAACAGCAGCCAGCCCGGCGGCACCAGGCCAAGCGGTCCGAAGGCCGGCGGCGGTCTCAAGAAAGCCATCGCGGCCCGCCTATCCCGGGACAGAGAACGAGACCGGGCCGAGGTAGCCAAGCAGCCGGATGCTACGGCGGAGGTCAAACGCCAGAGGAAGCCGTCGCCGCCGGCCAGCATCCGTCTGGACGCCATCCAGCTGAGTCCAATCAAGAAGCACTTGAGTTTTCCCTCCGGACCCCCGCTGGTAAGGACCGGCAGCGCCTCCTCCAGCAAGTCGTTCGACTGCACGGCCTTCAGCCTGAACGGCGGCGGACGGGAACAGGAGGGCGGCGGTGCGGGTGGGGGCGTGGACGAGGACGGCGGGTGCCCCGCCGCCGGCTCCCACCGCCACTCCACCATCAGCTTGCAGGAGGAACAACTCATCAGGCCGCCGGATGACCCTCTTTTGTCCCCAGGGTCTCCTCTCAGCAGGCAGTCGCGATCCCCCAGCTTCAACATGCAGATCATATCGCAGGTTTAA